ACCGCGACGACACGCACCGCCGGGTTCCGCTCCTTGAGCAGGTGCCCCACTCCCGTGATGCTGCCACCGGTGCCCACGCCGGCGACGAAGACATCGACGACGCCGTCCGTGTCGGCCCAGATCTCCTCGCCCGTGGTGCGGTAGTGCACGTCCGGGTTGGCCGGGTTCTCGAACTGCTGGGGAACAAACGCTCCAGGGGTCTCGGCGGCGATCGCCTGGGCCCGGGCGATCGCCCCACGCATGCCCTCGGTACCGGGGGTGAGCACGAGCTCAGCGCCGAACGCCTTGAGCAGCGCACGCCGCTCCATGCTCATGGTCTCGGGCATGGTGAGGATGCAGCGATATCCCTTCGCTGCCGCCACGAACGCCAAGGCAATGCCCGTATTCCCCGAGGTGGGCTCCACGATCACACTCTCTCCGGGGGTGAGGAGTCCCTCGGCCTCGGCGGCCTCGACCATGGCGAGTCCGATCCGGTCCTTCACACTGCCGGCCGGGTTCGCCGACTCGAGCTTTCCGAGGATGGTGGCCCCGGAGCCCTCGGCGATGGAGGAGAGCCGCACAAGGGGCGTACCCCCGACGAGGTCGGTCATTGAGTTGATGATCGGCATGCGGGTGAGGCTACCAGCGCGGACCAGCGCAACGGGTTCGGGGACGTGAGGATGTCGTCCGCCGCAATGTGACCCGAATCCCCACGACGAATACCCCTGACCGTGGGGCCTAGACGCCAAACCCTCGATCGGGGGAATCCGCATCCATCCGCGCACGCCGTCTCCGGCCGCCAATCTGGTTCGTCCAATCCCCCGGACGACATCCCCCGCTCCCATCCTGCCGCCGACACGGGAGCAGGCGCGCCCC
The sequence above is a segment of the Thermoleophilia bacterium genome. Coding sequences within it:
- the cysK gene encoding cysteine synthase A, with the translated sequence MPIINSMTDLVGGTPLVRLSSIAEGSGATILGKLESANPAGSVKDRIGLAMVEAAEAEGLLTPGESVIVEPTSGNTGIALAFVAAAKGYRCILTMPETMSMERRALLKAFGAELVLTPGTEGMRGAIARAQAIAAETPGAFVPQQFENPANPDVHYRTTGEEIWADTDGVVDVFVAGVGTGGSITGVGHLLKERNPAVRVVAVEPADSPVLSGGDPSPHRIQGIGAGFVPGVLDTAVYDEIIQATADDALEMSRRLAKEEGILSGISSGANAWAAVQLAKRPENAGKVIVTIICDTGERYLSTALFTDA